A genomic window from Actinomycetes bacterium includes:
- a CDS encoding recombinase family protein, translating to MGVTRTAAIYARSSVENADSIASQILACKQEATGRGWSVRPENIYEDDDVSASTSRRRPQYESMLGAIRRG from the coding sequence ATGGGCGTCACCCGCACGGCCGCTATCTACGCTCGGAGCTCCGTCGAGAATGCGGACTCCATCGCCTCGCAAATCCTGGCCTGCAAGCAGGAGGCCACGGGGCGTGGCTGGTCGGTTAGACCCGAGAACATCTATGAGGACGACGACGTCAGTGCATCCACAAGCCGTCGTCGACCTCAATACGAATCAATGCTCGGAGCGATCCGCAGGGGCGA